The following proteins are encoded in a genomic region of Methylibium petroleiphilum PM1:
- a CDS encoding response regulator transcription factor: MSHGVLPATAPLGLPVVHLVDDEAVVRNAIAWLLRTRRLLAEPHESAEAFEAMLAARGDAILNAPTCVLLDMRMPGGMSGLQLFERLIEQRLLAAMPVIFLTGHGDVATAVAAIQQGAFDFVEKPFSDNSLVDRIERALAASRSTLEARRAGALMRQRLTELTEREREVMMLVIDGRPNKLIAHALDISVRTVEVHRARVFEKMGVKSAVELANVLREHGAQRPS; this comes from the coding sequence ATGAGCCATGGCGTGCTGCCGGCCACCGCGCCGCTGGGTCTGCCGGTCGTCCACCTCGTGGACGACGAGGCGGTGGTGCGCAATGCGATCGCCTGGCTGTTGCGCACGCGCCGGCTGCTGGCCGAGCCGCACGAATCGGCCGAGGCTTTCGAGGCCATGCTCGCGGCGCGCGGTGACGCGATCCTCAATGCTCCCACCTGCGTTCTGCTCGACATGCGCATGCCCGGTGGCATGAGCGGGCTGCAGCTGTTCGAGCGGCTGATCGAGCAGCGCCTGCTGGCGGCGATGCCGGTCATCTTCCTCACCGGCCACGGTGACGTGGCTACCGCGGTCGCGGCGATTCAGCAGGGCGCGTTCGACTTCGTCGAGAAGCCGTTCTCCGACAACAGCCTGGTCGACCGCATCGAGCGGGCGCTGGCCGCCAGCCGCTCGACGCTCGAGGCGCGTCGCGCCGGCGCGCTGATGCGTCAGCGCCTGACCGAGCTCACCGAGCGCGAGCGCGAGGTGATGATGCTGGTGATCGACGGCCGCCCGAACAAGCTGATCGCGCATGCACTCGACATCAGCGTGCGCACGGTCGAAGTGCACCGCGCGCGCGTTTTCGAGAAGATGGGCGTGAAGTCGGCCGTCGAACTGGCCAACGTGCTGCGCGAGCACGGCGCGCAGCGACCATCCTGA